From the genome of Cedecea lapagei, one region includes:
- the nuoN gene encoding NADH-quinone oxidoreductase subunit NuoN — MTITPQHLIALLPLLIVGLTVVVVMLSIAWRRDHFLNATLSVIGLNAALVSLWFVGQAGAMDVTPLMRVDGYAMLYTGLVLLASLATCTFAYPWLQGYTDNREEFYLLVLIAALGGILLANANHLAALFLGIELISLPLFGLVGYAFRQKRSLEASIKYTILSAAASSFLLFGMALVYAESGSLSFVSLGKSLADNMLHEPLLLAGLGLMIVGLGFKLSLVPFHLWTPDVYQGAPAPVSTFLATASKIAIFGVVMRLFLYAPVGNSEAVRVVLGIIAFASILFGNLMALNQSNIKRLLGYSSIAHLGYLLVALIALQTGNMSMEAVGVYLAAYLFSSLGAFGVVSLMSSPYRGPDADSLFSYRGLFWHKPVLSAVMTVMMLSLAGIPMTLGFIGKFYIIAVGVQAHLWWLTGAVVVGSAIGLYYYLRVTVSLYLSAPQQLNRDTPSNWALTAGGVVVLISAVLVLLLGVYPQPLISLVQLAQPLM; from the coding sequence ATGACAATAACTCCTCAACATTTGATCGCGCTGCTACCGCTGTTGATCGTCGGATTGACGGTGGTGGTTGTGATGCTCTCCATTGCGTGGCGACGCGACCATTTTCTGAATGCTACGCTGTCGGTTATCGGCCTTAACGCCGCGCTGGTTTCACTGTGGTTTGTGGGTCAGGCAGGGGCGATGGACGTCACTCCGCTGATGCGCGTTGATGGCTACGCCATGCTCTACACCGGGCTGGTGCTGCTGGCGAGCCTGGCGACCTGTACCTTTGCTTACCCGTGGCTTCAGGGCTACACCGACAACCGCGAAGAGTTCTACCTGCTGGTGCTGATTGCTGCCCTCGGCGGCATCCTGCTGGCTAACGCGAACCACCTCGCGGCGCTGTTCCTCGGCATTGAGCTGATTTCTCTGCCGCTGTTCGGCCTGGTCGGCTACGCCTTCCGCCAGAAGCGTTCTCTGGAAGCAAGCATCAAGTACACCATCCTGTCGGCGGCGGCCTCGTCCTTCCTGCTGTTCGGTATGGCGCTGGTTTACGCCGAGTCCGGCAGCCTGTCGTTTGTCAGCCTCGGTAAGAGCCTGGCGGACAACATGCTGCACGAACCTCTGCTGCTGGCGGGCCTGGGCCTGATGATTGTCGGTCTTGGCTTCAAGCTCTCTCTGGTGCCGTTCCACCTGTGGACCCCGGACGTTTACCAGGGCGCGCCTGCTCCGGTCTCCACCTTCCTGGCTACCGCCAGCAAGATCGCCATTTTTGGCGTGGTGATGCGTCTGTTCCTCTACGCGCCGGTGGGCAACAGCGAAGCGGTTCGTGTGGTGCTGGGTATTATCGCCTTCGCCTCCATCCTCTTCGGTAACCTGATGGCGCTGAACCAGTCCAATATCAAGCGTCTGCTGGGTTACTCGTCCATCGCTCACCTTGGCTACCTGCTGGTGGCGCTGATTGCCCTGCAAACTGGCAACATGTCGATGGAAGCGGTAGGCGTTTATCTGGCCGCTTACCTGTTCAGCAGCCTGGGCGCGTTTGGCGTGGTTAGCCTGATGTCCAGCCCGTACCGTGGCCCGGATGCAGACTCCCTGTTCTCCTACCGCGGTCTGTTCTGGCACAAGCCGGTACTTTCTGCAGTGATGACCGTGATGATGCTTTCCCTGGCGGGTATCCCAATGACCCTGGGCTTTATCGGTAAGTTCTACATCATCGCAGTCGGCGTTCAGGCCCACCTGTGGTGGCTGACCGGTGCAGTGGTTGTGGGCAGCGCCATCGGCCTTTATTACTACCTGCGCGTGACCGTGAGCCTGTACCTGAGCGCACCTCAGCAGCTTAACCGTGATACCCCGTCTAACTGGGCGTTGACCGCGGGCGGCGTGGTTGTGCTGATCTCCGCCGTGCTCGTGCTGCTGCTGGGTGTTTATCCTCAGCCGCTTATCAGCCTGGTGCAGCTAGCTCAGCCGCTGATGTAA
- a CDS encoding LysR family transcriptional regulator: MIFNDRAFDGLSVFTAVVESGTFAAAAEVISMSPPGVSRAIARLEKRLGIRLFDRTTRAVSLTLEGKEFYRQILPLLAALEDVTSHASLSTKAIAGRLRVNIDPFFSSLILGPQIETFLSRHPDLELDLVTSDRLGDMIGDGFDLAVRFGLPRNSTLVARKLLETRIMTVATPAYLALHGRPETPQALLAHTCIHFRDSETGRPFEWEFHRKGEVIKVPVNGRLTLNDARTLHEACLSGHGIAQMMTFGSDELVKKGLLVDLFPDWPDERFPLYAYYPSRLNPAARTRCFLDFIHELAKA; encoded by the coding sequence ATGATTTTCAACGATCGGGCATTTGACGGCCTGTCCGTGTTTACCGCCGTGGTAGAAAGCGGTACGTTCGCCGCCGCCGCAGAGGTGATCAGCATGTCGCCTCCGGGAGTAAGCCGGGCCATTGCCAGGCTGGAAAAACGCCTCGGTATTCGCCTTTTTGACCGTACCACTCGCGCCGTCTCCTTAACGCTGGAAGGTAAAGAATTTTACCGCCAGATCCTGCCGCTGCTGGCCGCCCTGGAGGACGTAACCAGTCACGCGTCGCTCTCAACAAAAGCCATTGCCGGCAGGCTAAGGGTAAACATCGATCCTTTCTTTTCCAGCCTGATTCTGGGTCCCCAGATTGAGACCTTTCTGTCCCGACATCCGGATCTCGAACTGGATCTGGTCACCAGCGATCGGCTTGGGGATATGATTGGCGATGGTTTCGATCTCGCAGTTCGCTTTGGCCTGCCCCGCAATAGCACGCTGGTAGCCCGTAAGCTCCTGGAAACACGCATTATGACGGTGGCCACGCCCGCCTACCTCGCGCTTCATGGCAGACCAGAAACGCCTCAGGCGCTCCTAGCTCACACCTGCATTCATTTCCGCGATTCGGAAACGGGGAGACCGTTTGAGTGGGAGTTTCATCGTAAGGGAGAGGTGATTAAAGTCCCGGTGAATGGCCGTCTGACGCTTAATGACGCTCGTACTTTGCATGAAGCCTGCCTCAGCGGCCATGGCATAGCACAGATGATGACCTTCGGGTCTGACGAACTGGTGAAGAAGGGATTACTGGTGGATTTGTTCCCGGACTGGCCTGACGAACGCTTCCCGCTTTACGCCTACTACCCTTCGCGTTTGAACCCCGCTGCCCGAACCCGCTGTTTTCTGGATTTTATCCATGAGCTTGCCAAAGCCTGA
- a CDS encoding NmrA family NAD(P)-binding protein, with product MFAITGITGQVGGALGEALLARGNKIRAVVRTEAKGQPWAQQGAEIALAEMDDSEALTKAFTGANAVFILLPPVFDPSGDFAEPRANIAAIKQALQVAHPQHVVCLSTVGAQATQPNLLNALGLMEKELKDVCESVVFLRAGWFMENYLWDVESAKETGIIYSHLQPLERAIPMVATVDIAALAAKLLTQPAPGTRIVELEGPQRYSPQLAAEAFSQVLGRAVTVKAVPRENWEADFLAQGMKNPRPRVQMLDGFNEGWIDFTGETVKGATPLETVLKQLLERHR from the coding sequence ATGTTTGCAATTACTGGTATTACCGGGCAAGTCGGCGGTGCGCTGGGTGAGGCTCTGCTTGCAAGAGGGAATAAAATTCGCGCCGTGGTTCGCACTGAAGCGAAAGGGCAGCCGTGGGCGCAGCAGGGCGCTGAAATTGCGCTGGCGGAAATGGATGACAGCGAAGCGCTGACAAAAGCGTTCACCGGGGCGAATGCGGTCTTTATCCTGCTGCCGCCGGTATTCGATCCTTCGGGGGATTTCGCTGAGCCGCGCGCTAATATCGCCGCCATTAAGCAAGCCTTGCAGGTGGCTCATCCGCAGCACGTAGTTTGCCTTTCAACCGTTGGCGCGCAGGCCACCCAGCCAAACTTGCTGAATGCATTAGGGTTGATGGAAAAAGAGCTGAAGGACGTTTGCGAGTCCGTTGTATTCCTTCGTGCTGGCTGGTTTATGGAAAACTATCTTTGGGATGTTGAAAGTGCCAAAGAGACCGGCATTATCTACAGCCATCTACAGCCGCTGGAGCGTGCTATTCCGATGGTCGCTACGGTCGACATCGCCGCGCTTGCCGCCAAACTGTTGACTCAGCCAGCACCCGGCACCCGCATCGTGGAGCTGGAAGGGCCGCAGCGTTACAGCCCGCAGCTGGCAGCAGAAGCGTTCTCTCAAGTTCTGGGGCGTGCGGTAACGGTAAAGGCGGTACCTCGTGAAAACTGGGAAGCGGATTTCCTTGCCCAGGGCATGAAAAACCCGCGACCACGCGTGCAAATGCTGGACGGCTTCAATGAAGGTTGGATCGACTTCACAGGGGAAACGGTGAAAGGTGCCACGCCTCTGGAAACTGTGCTAAAACAGTTGCTTGAGCGGCACCGGTAA
- a CDS encoding GNAT family N-acetyltransferase, protein MLHWQDLHHSELSATDIYALLALRCEVFIVEQRCAYLDVDGEDMVGENRHILGWRDGKLIAYARLLKSENELQPVVIGRVIVDASARGEKLGHRLMEQTLNACQKRWPDKALYLGAQAHLQPFYAQFGFQPVTEVYDEDGIPHIGMARQ, encoded by the coding sequence ATGCTTCATTGGCAGGATTTACACCATTCTGAGCTGAGCGCCACGGATATTTACGCCCTTCTGGCCCTGCGCTGTGAAGTCTTTATCGTTGAGCAGCGCTGCGCATATCTTGACGTTGACGGTGAGGACATGGTGGGGGAGAACCGCCATATTCTCGGCTGGCGGGACGGTAAACTTATCGCCTACGCCCGTCTTCTTAAGAGCGAAAACGAACTGCAGCCGGTGGTGATTGGGCGAGTTATCGTTGACGCCTCGGCGCGCGGCGAAAAACTCGGCCACAGGCTGATGGAGCAGACGCTTAACGCCTGTCAGAAGCGCTGGCCCGACAAAGCCCTCTATCTGGGTGCGCAGGCCCATCTACAGCCCTTCTACGCGCAGTTTGGCTTTCAGCCGGTGACCGAAGTGTACGACGAAGACGGCATCCCGCATATCGGTATGGCCAGGCAGTAG
- the elaB gene encoding stress response protein ElaB, protein MQPYESRLDDDLALLSETLEEVLRFSGDPADQKYLELKARAEQALNEVKERISNASDNYYYRAKKAVYRADDYVHEKPWQGIGVGAAVGLVIGLLLRR, encoded by the coding sequence ATGCAACCGTATGAATCTCGTCTTGACGATGATCTGGCGCTATTGAGCGAAACGCTTGAAGAAGTGCTGCGCTTTTCCGGCGATCCCGCCGATCAAAAGTATCTTGAGCTGAAGGCCAGGGCTGAGCAGGCGCTGAACGAGGTTAAAGAGCGCATAAGCAATGCTTCCGACAATTATTATTACCGTGCCAAAAAGGCGGTTTACCGTGCTGATGATTACGTGCACGAGAAGCCGTGGCAGGGCATTGGCGTAGGCGCTGCGGTGGGGCTGGTGATCGGGCTGCTGCTTCGTCGATAA